A genomic region of Dreissena polymorpha isolate Duluth1 chromosome 4, UMN_Dpol_1.0, whole genome shotgun sequence contains the following coding sequences:
- the LOC127879422 gene encoding uncharacterized protein LOC127879422, translating to MLRNENCLLVESVESVKNLKRDNELANMQLRTEIKKKRLAQKSNSSLRKKIKKLKTSDEKVTAIQLVKQNADLRQKLERLTLIAEENDLLIEDFHHKLKETKDYTDVISKSNNTYSEYFRMCVIQLAGLEVATDKISPVISVVSETIFDKCFAKGALPNSTSVQRIVDEGQFIAKSFLAEKLENSQSWGLGRDGTTRRKQKIVDTSITLDNGEIASLGFTRIANETAQTIQNVTKEQLSELGSLNGNSSEDFIVSSLAKLAFTMSDRASNEKLADKLLNKWRDDLLKNCSSETEVKSVKNFHCMAHVLLGFHRYVCTDIKLLEKELSEVGGPLGRDSLPAFKFWSKGGTVIERVVRTTADTFGPAGEHYGLRDRWEAYCRDNGIKSTIGNYRDNRFNCLFQTAAEILVHRQEFLTVIKTVKKPNRKIQAVSADLHCTRIATLLAATGLMYVHVTGPFGN from the exons ATGCTTCGAAATGAAAACTGTTTGCTTGTTGAGTCAGTTGAAAGTGTTAAGAATCTAAAACGTGACAATGAGCTTGCAAACATGCAACTGAgaactgaaattaaaaaaaagagattgGCTCAAAAGTCAAACAGCAGTTTACGAAAGAAAATTAAGAAGTTAAAGACTTCCGACGAAAAAGTGACCGCAATtcaattagtaaaacaaaatGCAGACTTGAGACAGAAATTAGAACGACTAACATTAATAGCCGAGGAAAATGATCTGCTGATTGAGGACTTTCACCACAAACTAAAAGAGACAAAGGACTATACAGACGTAATAAGTAAATCGAATAACACATACAGTGAATATTTCAGAATGTGCGTTATCCAGCTTGCTGGCTTAGAGGTAGCGACTGACAAAATAAGTCCAGTGATTTCTGTTGTAAGTGAGACAATTTTTGACAAGTGTTTTGCGAAAGGGGCATTGCCAAACAGCACATCTGTACAAAGAATTGTAGATGAAGGACAGTTCATCGCAAAGTCTTTTTTGGCAGAAAAGTTGGAAAACAGTCAAAGCTGGGGTCTAGGTAGAGATGGAACGACccgaagaaaacaaaaaattgttGACACATCCATTACACTAGACAATGGAGAAATTGCTAGTTTAGGGTTTACACGCATAGCCAATGAAACCGCGCAAACTATTCAAAATGTAACAAAAGAACAATTAAGCGAATTAGGATCATTAAATGGAAATTCGTCAGAAGACTTTATTGTCTCATCACTGGCAAAACTGGCATTCACCATGAGTGATAGAGCCTCAAATGAAAAGTTGGCTGATAAACTGCTGAACAAATGGAGAGATGACTTGTTGAAAAATTGCAGTTCTGAAACAGAAGTGAAAAGTGTAAAAAACTTCCATTGCATGGCGCATGTGCTGCTCGGGTTTCACAGATATGTTTGTACAGacattaaattacttgaaaagGAACTGAGTGAAGTAGGTGGCCCCCTTGGTCGTGACTCATTGCCAGCATTTAAATTCTGGTCTAAAGGGGGGACAGTGATTGAGCGTGTTGTGCGAACCACTGCAGACACCTTCGGACCTGCCGGGGAACATTATGGACTGCGTGACAGATGGGAGGCCTACTGCAGGGACAATG GAATCAAGTCAACAATCGGGAACTACCGCGACAACCGGTTCAACTGCCTCTTTCAGACGGCAGCTGAAATCTTAGTCCATCGACAAGAGTTCCTGACTGTCATTAAAACGGTAAAAAAACCGAACAGAAAAATTCAGGCCGTATCTGCTGATTTGCACTGCACAAGGATAGCAACATTGTTAGCTGCAACCGGCTTGATGTATGTCCATGTGACTGGTCCTTTTGGCAATTAA